Part of the Arcobacter sp. F2176 genome is shown below.
TTGGATTGAGAAGTGAAAAGTTATTTTGAATAGATTCAAATCTTGCTATATTGTTATATTTTGAAGCTTCATTTGCTTTTGTTAAGCCGTAAGCACTATCATTAGAAGTTCCTATATATCTTACTTTTCCTTCTTTAACTAACTCATCAAAAGCTTTTAAAGACTCTTCAATAGGTACAATAGTATCTGGCCAATGCATTTGATAAAGATCTATATAATCAGTTTGAAGTCTTTTTAAACTTCCTTCTATAGCTTTTTTAATATGAAAAGAATCAATTGCTGTTAAACCATGTCTTGTAGGTGGGACAAACCAACCAGAAGCTGCTCCTGCAACTTTTGAAGCTAAGATAACAGAATCCCTAGGTTTTGTTTTTAACCATTCCCCTACTATCTCTTCAGTTAATCCACCTAAATCAGCGGTTGGTGGCACAGGATATATTTCTGCTGTATCAAAAAAGTTTATTCCACTTTCATAAGCTTTATCCATGATTTTAAAAGCTTCTTCTTTATTAGTAGTTGTACCAAAAGTCATAGTTCCTAAACAAATATCAGTTACTCTAAGTCCTGTTTTTCCAATGTATTTATAATTCATAGTAATACCTTTTAAAATTTTAAACTATTATATTACCATTAAAATTACTATTCCATTATACATATCTCATTTTTAACAATATCTTTGATAGTATTTATCGCTACAATGCCTACAACACAAGTAGTACAAACAATGAAAAAATATGATAAATAATAATAAATAATCTCTTTGTTTATAGAATAAAGTAACAATGTAGAAATTGTCATAGAAGCAAGAGGAAAAGTAAATGCCCACCATGAGATAAAAAACTTTATTTTTAAAAAATTTTTATACATAAAAAAAAGTAATAAAGTAAAAAATAGTCCTAAATTGAATAATACAATAGAAAAGACATCTAAACTACTAGTCAATTTATAATAGGCTAAAAATCCTACACTAGGAGGAGCTATAAGTATAAAAAGTGTTGGCATAAACTTCTGAGTAAATTTGTCATGAAAAATGATTCTATTTAGTATTATAGAAAACATGATTATCCAGAAAAAAATCCCAATAGAGAAAAAATACATTAAAACATTTTCACTAAGAAAATCAATTCCTGCAATAGGAATTACTAAATTTCCAATAATAGGGATAAACCAAGCTGGACTTGAGTGTTTTATATTTAAAGGTGTATTTATCCAAAACTTGAAAGTATAAAATGTAAAAAATAGTTGTAAAACTGTTCCAATAGTAAATAAACTATGTGAAACTTGAATATTAAAAGGTTTAAATAACATAGATACAAGAATAAAAGATATAGAAATAGCTGTAAAAAAGTTTATTCTAGTGGGATGTGAAAATTCTGCTTTAACTTCTTCATCATATTTCATCATTTTTATAAAATATATAATTAATATTATAAAAAAAATTATAATTGTAAAAAATGAAAATATTTCATAAAATATTTTGTTTATTCCTAAAACTTCATTTGCTTTGCTATAAACTAAACTTAGTCCCGATAAACCCATAATAATGGCAAACATTGTTACAGGAAAAGACTTCAATCTGTTTGGAACAAATTTTATAGTTTCATTATCCATTTTTAGCTACCCTTCTTTTTAAGGAATGATTATGGCAAAGAAAAAAGAGATTATAGATTTTCGAAATAAAGATATAACTTATAATATAGAAGGTATAAAATACAAAGTTTTACTTCTAAATAAAGCTAATATGAATGTTGAATTATCTTGTTTTGAAAAAGAAAAACTTACACAAAATAAAACAATCCCTTTCGCTCATCTTCCAAAATCTATTAAGTCCTTAATAAAACCAAATAACAAATAATTATAATATAATTATAAGATTATTACAAGGTTATTACAAATAGTCATTTAATAATAAGAATGATTATTAAAAAAAGTTCAGATAGCTCTAAAATTGTACCTAATGCATCACCATTTAAAAAACCTACATTTTTTCTTATAAATAGCGCAATTAAATATGAAAAAATAAAAGCAAAAAGAGTAAGAGATAAAGTTTTAAATCCCACGAGTATAATATTTGTCAAAGTAAAAACTAAAAGTGCTACAAAAAAAATATTTGTAGAGAGTGAGTTTTTAAGTTGATTTACAAATGAAGATTTAAATTCAAAGTTTTTAATCACAAACAAAAGCATCAATCTACTTATGACTATAATTGATACGAACTCTAGAAGATAGCCATTTAAAAACAGATATACAATCCCAGCAATTTTTAAAGTAAAAAAAGCAAAAGCATACAAAACTCCCATGGCACCAATAGTTGGTTCTTTGATAACTTCATAGGCATCTTTCCCACTATGTTTTGCATAAATAGCATCTACCACATCTATGATAGCTTCTGTATGAATAAATCCATAAAGAATCATATAAAACACAGCACATATAATAGCTCCAAACCAAGATAAATCAGATAAAAAATGGTATAAAACAAGAGTAATAAAACCAAGTATTAATCCAATTAGAGGAAAAGAAAAAAGCATAAAAGATAAAATCTCTTTTTTTGATAAGTCATCATCTTCTTTAAACTTCACAGGAAGTATTGTAAAATAGCTAAGAGCAAATTTAAAACCTAAGATAAAATTATTCATTTATATTTTCCAATATTTTATTTACATCAAGTCTATTTCTCATATTTGAAATAAAACTATCAATTGTATCTTTTTTATATACTTTAAAATCAAACTCTTTATAATCACTATTTATAGTTTTAAATAGTTTTGATCTAATATTATCATTGTCAAAAATAGCATGGATAAAAGTACCTTTTATATTATCTGTTTCATATGATATTTCATATTTTTTTGAAACTCCGTGGTGTATTTCAAAACCTTCAATTTCACAATCAAAGATTTTATAACTAGCTTTTTTAAGAACTTTCTCTTTTTCAAAGATTATCTCATCATCAATAAAACCAAAACCCTCTTCTATACAAGCTTCACTATTTTCCAATGCATACTTATCATCAAGTGTTTTAAACATCATCTCATAACCACCACAAAGTCCTAAAATAGTTTTTTTATACTCTTTTATCTTTTTAAATAAACCATTTGATTTAAGCCATTTTAGGTCTTTTATCACTAATTTTGAACCTGGTAGTATTATCATATCAAACTTATCAAGGGAGATATTGTTTTCTATAAACTCTAAGTTTATATTACTATCAGCAATCAAAGGTTCGAAGTCATTGTAATTGCTCATATAAGGATATGAAATAACCCCTACTCTTATAATACTATCTTTGCTATTTTGAGCATAATTTTTCAAACTTTGTGAATCTTCAAAACCTAGATTAAATGGCACATAAGGAAGCACTCCAAGAACTGGTATTTTAAAATCATTTTCTATGATTTTTATGCCCTCATCAAAAAGGGATAAATCCCCACGAAACTTATTTACAATCACACCTATTACATTTTTTTGTAACTCTTTTGGAAGAAGATTATAAACCCCATAAATAGAAGCAAAAACTCCACCCTTTTCAATATCTGCTACAAGTATGATTTTTGTATTGTATTTTGTGGCAATATAAATATTTGATAAGTCTTTATCCATAAGATTAAGTTCCACAGGACTTCCCGCTCCCTCACAAACAAGACAATCATACTTTTCATCAAGATAAGAAAAACATCTATCAACAGCAGGCTTTAAAAGGTCTAAATCTTTATAATAAGTAAGCACATCCTTGCTAGCTAAGACTTGCCCCTCAACTATTACAGAAGCATTACTTCCTCTACCTGATTTTAATAGGACAGGATTAAGATGATAAGAAGTAGGTACACCCAAAACCTGAGCTTGAAAATACTGAGCCACAGCAATCTCACTTCCATCATCACAAACATAAGCATTGTTTGATACATTTTGAGCTTTAAAAGGAGCAACTTTTACTCCTAAGTCTTGTAAAATCTTAGCTATTACAAAAGTAATAGTTGATTTGCCTGCATCACTTGATGTTCCAAAAATAGAGATATTATTCATCTAATTATTATCCTTGTAGTCAGATATGCTATTATTTGAGATATTATTAATAATTAATTTATCAAAAGGTCTTTTTAAATTCTTCATACAAAAATCATTTATTTTATTTTTTGCAAATTCTACTACTTTTAATATTTCATCTGTATAGTAATCTTTATTTAAATTTTCAAACCAAAGGATAAAATGAGCAAAAACTCTCAATTCCATTTCTTCAATATACGACTTCTCCGTTGGACAAATCTCTTCCATTATATATTCTACTATATAATATAAATACAACATAAGATAAGGTAATCTACTATATAAATAAGCCCATTGAGTTAATTTAGAATCCCAACCCGAAAAAATAAAGTTTACATTTAATTTTTCTGTTCTTATTGCCTCATGTTCTGTAAACAAATGCATAGCATGATTACAAATACCATCAAAATTATCATCACATTTTTTGTTGTATCTTAAATTTGTAAGATATAAAGAAGAAAATAAATCAGATAGTCCAAGTTTATTAAGTACAGTATTTATTCTTTTTTGATGTCCTTCAATTCCACCTGCATTACTCGGTCTTAACTTTAAAGGATTTTCAGACATACTTTCTCCAAATGTAAATTCATCAATAACTATTGATTCTAACAAATATAGAGTTTCTTGGATTGGCTTCCTTATCAACATATATGTAACATTTAGTTTTGCTTTTTTTGATGAAATCAAAGCTTCATAAATACAATGTAATGTATCAGATAAAAGTGCTGGTAAAATAAAAGTTTTTAATACTTTATTTCGCTCTTCATATAATTTATATTTAGATAAAAAACTTAAAATATCTTCATCATCTGTAAGATTATTAGCAATTTCTTCTTTTAAAGCAAATTCATAATTAAAAATATTTTCTTTTTCTCCATACACTAAAACATTTGCCAATATATCATGAATAAAAAAACATAATTCATGACCTGATTCAAATTCTCTTGGCAAAAAAACATTTTTCACTTATTTCAACCTTTGAGCAAGTCCAAGTTTCACTTCATAAACTTCATCACAGATACTTGCTAACTTTTGTCCTATGATTCCACTTAGGTCTACATATTTACGGCTAACTTTTTCAAAAGGTATAACACCACTACTTACGTCATTTAGTACAAAAACTATATTTGCATTTATTGATGCTAGTTTTTCTATTTCTTCTAAAAGTTTTTCTTCTTCTTTTTCAAGTCCATTTAAAAGCCACATGGAGATACAATCTATCAAATAAGTATTATCATCTTTGATGACTTTTGATAAATCAAATTTCTCTTCTATGGTTTCAAACTTATCTTTTCTTTGATTTTGATGTTTTAAAACCTTGTTTTGCATCTCTTTATCACCATAACTATTATCATAGGTTGCTATATAATATGGCTTTTTATTTTTTGAGAGTTCTATTGCTTTTGCTTCTGCAAGTTTACTTTTTCCTGATTTTTGTCCGCCGTAATATAGTATCTTCATTATAGTCCTAAGAAGTTTTTGATACCAGTAAATACAATCTGTGCTGCAAGTGCTGATAAAAATAGACCTGTGATTTTTGATATTACTAATAAACCTTGTTTCCCAATGATATTTTCAATGATACTTGAGGTATAAAGCATAATTCCTATAACTAAAACAGCACTTATCAATGCTAAACTTCCCATTATCATTGATGATGTGCTATCAAAAGTTGCACCCATCACAAGTAAGATACCAATAGTTCCTGGTCCTATTGTAACAGGAATTGCTAAGGGTACTACTGCAAGCTGAGAGATATCTTTAGTCCCTACTTTGCCACTATCTTTATTACCTTTTATTAAATCAACTGCTGATAAAAATAATAAGGCACCAGCACCTATTCTAAAAGCATCTAAAGTTATACCAAAAACTGCAAATATATGTTTTCCAAAAAAAAGTAAAATCAAACTCATAATAATCACTGAAATTGTAACTTTGATAGCTAAAGCTTTTCTCTCTTTTGCTGTTGCCTCATTTGCTACGGTTAAAAAAACAGACAATACAAAAAATGGTGTCATAATAAAAAACATTTTTAAAAATGTTGCTATAAAAATATCCATACTATTATCCTAAAAAGCTTTCAACTTGTTTGGTTATATCAGCTTTTGACAAACCATTTAAAAGCCCATACATTAAAGCTGCTCCTGCACCAACACCCTCTTTTGCTTCACCTTCATCATATAATTTTAAAGCAGGATGAGATGAAAGTGAGAAATCAAAATCCACATAATAAGCATCAATTTTAAAATCAAGTAGTTCCAATAGTGCTTTTATATCACTTTTTTCATCTTCTTGAACCCATTTTGTAGTGCATATTGCTAAGTTTGAAGTTTCAAATTCTCCACCCATGGTTCTTAAAATTGAGTTTACTATTAGAAGTACTGAAGCCATCTGAGTTCCACCTGCTAGGACTACCTTTATTTTATTATTTAATCCTAAAATAAAACCAGCATTAAATATTTGCATATTGTCTGACACTCGTCCAAGTTTTGCAAAGATATCATCGTCACTTCTTACATAAGATAACGCATTTTTAACTGTTTCATCTCTTATTGTTGTAGGAGAGTCTTTAAAAGAACTTGAAAAGAACTCTTTACAATCATAATCCAAAGCTTGGCAAGTAGCTCTAGCTGTTGTAGTACCACTTGGAACACTTTCACCTAAAATTATATAGTCATCTTGGCACTCATAAGTTTGACCAAAAGCTAATCCCTTTTGAAAAATATCAAGTGCATCTATTTTTGCATCAAGAGCGATTGATTTTGAGGGAGATATTCCAAAAGAGTGTGTTTTGAAATAATCAACTTGTGGAGATACTTCAAGTCCTAAATCTAGAAGTTCTATATTTGAATATGGCTTTAAAAGATGTACAGCTCTTGTAATAAGAGCAGGAGTTGGTACTCCACTTGGTGTTGTTGCTATCTCACTTAAACTTCGAAGTTCCCCTGTACATAAAAACTCACTATCAAGTGTAGGAGTCAAATGTATCTTTCCTGGGATTCCAGCTTGTGTTAGACCAGCTATATTTACCGTTTGTGTATTGCTAAGGCTTAACATAAAAGTAGCCTTTTTGCCCCTTAAAAATTCTGCAAAATCAATCTTACCTATAATATTTTTTACCAAGTTCTTTCCTATATCAAATCTATAAATTTATTTTTGAAAATAATGTTATCATAATCTCTATTAGTCAAATGCCTTTTAACACAATAATAAAGTGAAGCATATCTTAAATAGACAATAAAATCATCTAGTTTTATCTCTTTATTATAAGCATTTAAAAGTATATTTATCTCTTCTTTATTGCTACACCAAGATAAAGCTACAACTGCCAAATCAAAGATAAAGTCGCCCTCACAAGCATCACTAAAATCAAAGACACAAGTTAGTTTATCTTCACAAAAAGTTGCATTATCTAAAAAGAGATCTCCATGAATAATACCATCATTTTTAAGCTCTATTTTTAAAGAATCAAACTCCTCTTGAAATGCTTTGTTTCCAGTTTTTTCTATCAATACTCTTAATTGCGACTTACCAAAAGCAGAGAGATTATTATGTTTTTTATTTTTTGTCATTTTGTGAAAAGAGCTTAAAAATTGCCCTATTTGCTCCAAATGAGTTGATTTTACAAACTCCACTACACTCTCACCCTTTGCTTTAGAAAAAACAAGACCTCTTTTTCCTTTTATGAAAATATTATCTTTTATGACTTTTGGCACACAAAGATTTCTTGTGTAGTTTAAAAGTTCGATTTCAGCATCGATATTAAAAAGATTTTCTTCTTCATATATCTTTAAAATATAATCATTATCCAAAATATAGACAGTATGACTTTCACCATTTTTTGTCTCTTGTAAAGATTTTATATCAAAAAAAGGTTTTATATCTTCATAAAAAAGTTTAGTTTTTACTCCCACTATATGACCTTGATATCTTTCATTGATTTTCTTTTTTCCCACTCTAGGGTTAAAAGTTCTGGTTCATCTAAAAACCCATCCACATAACCAACTGTCAAATAAGCTATTAGCTTATGATTTTTTTCTATATTTAAAATCTTTTTTACTCTTTTTGGTTTTAAAATACTTACCCAACCAACACCAATATTATGAGCCCTTGCCATCAACCAAAAGTTTTGGATAGCACAAACTACACTATACTCACCCATCTTTTTTTGGCTTGTTTGCCCTAAGACTCTTTTATCACTTTTTTCATATAAAACTGCGATATTTAAGTAAGACTCTTTTATACCTTCAAGTTTTAGTTTACTATAGAGTTCTTTATCTTTAAAAATCTCTTTTGCTTTTTCATTTTCTTTTAGGAAGTCTTGATATATCTCATCTCTTTTTTTAGCATCTTTTACTATCACAAATTTCCAAGGTTGTGAGAAACCAACGGAGGGAGCATCGCAAGCAGCTTGAAGAAGTTTATCGAGGGTTTCATCATCTATTTTTTTATCTAAAAATCTATTTCCTCTCACATCTCTTCTAGCTTTTATAATCTCATCTAAACATGCTATATCAGCAGATGTAAACTCTCTCATAACTCTTTTTTCCTCTTATTTGTTATATATAAACTTTATAGTACCATTGCATAAAAAAGAGAACTTTTGAAATCAAATAATCAATTTAGTCATGGTGGTGATATTTTAGCTTTTAGCAAAAAAATAGGCTCAAAATCAAAAGAAATAATAGACCTATCTTCAAATATCAATTTTCTAAAACCAAAGATAAAAACAGACCTAAATAATTTAGATATTTCAAACTATCCAACATATGAAAAACTATATAAAATAATAGCAAAAAAATATAGTGTAAAAGCTGATGAAATAGAACTTTTCAATGGTGGAAGTAGCGCAATTTTTTCATTCTTTAGATATATCGATTTAAAGCACTGTACAATATATTCTCCTGCTTACTTAGAGTACAAAAAAGCAGCACAAACTTTTGGATTCAAAATTGATTTGATAAATAGATTTGAACAGATAAACAAAAAAGTAAAAAAGAACTCTTTAGTTATCTTTGTAAACCCCTCAACTCCTGATGGAGAATATTATGATTTGGACAAACTATTTAACTCTTGGCTTGAAAAAAACTGCACTATTTTTGTAGATGAAAGTTTTTTAGACTTTACAAATAAAAAATCCATCATAAGAAAATTAAAAAACTATGATAAGCTATATATTTTAAAATCTATGACAAAGATATATAGTAGTGCAAGTATAAGAGTTGGTACACTTATATCAAATGCTAAAAATATCAAAAAAATAAAAGATAAAGAGCCTTTATGGAAGTTATCACATTTTGACTCTATTTATTTGCAAAATGCTATTAAAAACAGAGACTTCATAAGTGAAACTATCAAAATCACAGAAGAAAATAAAAAATATACTATCAAACACTTGGAAAGATTTGATTTCATAAAAAAGATATATAAAAGCCAAGCAAATTATTTATTACTAAAGCTTCAAGACTGTGATGCTCAAACACTACAAGATAAATTAATTTCTTACAAAATCATGATAAGAGATTGTTCTAACTTTGATTTTCTAAATAACTCTTTTGTAAGAGTTGCTATAAAAGATAAAACAGCCATGCAAAAGTTTATAAAAGCTTTGAAAAGAGAGTTTAGATGCATTTTATAACTGTTTTAGTAGCTTATTTTTTTGATTATATTTTTGGAGAATTAGAAAAAATAAAGTTCTTCAAACATCCAATTATTTTTATGGGTAATTATATAAAATGGTTTGAAAAAAACTTTTATAAAGACTCTATTATAAGAGGTGTTACTTTGACACTTTCCTTGCTTAGTATAGTTTTTATTATCACATATTTTCTAAGTCTTTTTGATAATATTTTAGTCCAAGGATTTTTATGTTCTTTTGCAATCTCATCTAAAATGCTTTATGATAGTGTAAAAGAAGTTGTCCACTCAACTGACCCTAAACACGCTATTTCTATGTTAGTTAGTAGAGATACAAAGGATATGAGTGAAAGTGATATAAATAAAGCTGCGGTTGAGACATATGCCGAAAATTTAAGTGATGGAGTAATAGCTCCCATGTTTTATATCTTGCTTTTTGGACTTGTTGGGGGCTTTATATATAAGGCTATAAATACCCTTGATTCTATGGTTGGTTATAAAAATGAAAGATATGAAAATTTTGGCAAGTTTTCTGCAAAACTTGATGATGTAGTAAATTATATACCCTCACGAATAACAGCTGTTTTGATAGCTTTATTTTTCAACTCATTTAATGCTTTAAAAAACTTTTATTCATATGGTAAACTCCATGATAGTCCAAATGCTGGGCATCCTATTTCTGCTATGGCTTTAGCTTTAAAAGTAAAAGTAGGAGGTCCAACTTCTTATTTTGGGAAAGTAAAAGAGAAAGCTTATTTTGGTGAAGGAAGAGAAGAGATATTAAAAGAAGATGTTCTAAATGCACTTAATTTTAAATCAAAATTTGATTCACTACTTTTACTTATGGCAATAATCTTTTTTTTATTAGTTTAGTATTTCCTCTAAACATACAGTGCAAATATGTACCAAATACTTTCTCTTTCTCCCAAGAACCATATTTCCCAATAAGTGCTTTTGATTTAGACAATCTATCAAAACCACTATTTTCATCAAGGGGTTTTGTATAGTGAAAAGCATGACCTTTTACACCATCTTCATTGAAATAGTATCCCATCCTTTGAAACCTTTTCTCTTTTGTAAAACTTACATCTAGAATAGAACTCATAGGTTTATCATCAACAGCAACTCCCAAATATAAAAGTCCAGCACACTCAGCATATATGGGTTTTTCTTGGGCATGTTTTATAAGTGAGGATTTAAAATTATGCGAGTTTTTAACCCTTTCAAAGGCTGTGTCAGTCTCAATATAACCACCACAGATATAAACTATATCTACATCACTTGGAATAATCTCATCTTTTGTAGAATCTACGATAACTACTTCTTCAAAAATCTCTTTAAAAAAAACTAAATTATCATGATACAAAAAAGAGAAGTTTATATCATGAACTATGGCTAATTTTTTATTCTGTTTTGGTATCTTTTCAAAGGGATAATTAGATTTGAACTTTTTATGTACTTTTGATATCTTTTCTAATCTTTTCATATCAATATGTTCTAAAACATCTTGGCTTATTTTTTCTATCTTTCCTAAATCTTTTAAATCAAGTCCTAAATGAGTCTCATCTAAGGATTCCAAACCTTTTTTTATCCAACCTAAAACAACAATATCTTTAAAATCTTTTTCTATTATCTTTTTTATTAGTTCATAGTGGGATTGTGAAGAGATTTTATTTAAAATTACAGCTTTTATTGTATTGTGTTTTTTATAGGTTTTTAATCCTTGTAAAAGGGCACTTACGGTTATATAACTTCCACTTCCATCAAGTAAAATAATTGTAGGAATTTTTAGAAGTCTTGAAATATCATAGGCACTACTCTTTTTATCATGTCCATCATAAAATCCCATAACACCTTCACAAATAGAGATTCTTTTATCACTATATTTTTCAAAAATCCATTTTATTTCATCTTTGCTCATCATATATCTATCAAGGTTTATACTAGGAGTTTGACAAACTATTTTATGAAATTGAGGATCTATAAAATCAGGTCCCATCTTAAAAGGTCGAACTGATTCTTTGAAGTGATATAATAAAGCTGTCGTTAAGACTGTCTTGCCTTGGTTTGAAGCACTTGCACTAATACATAAAGCTTTCATCTTATTGCCTTTTATTTCTTTTTATCAATAAATATACAAAAAATGGAGCTCCAATAAAAGCAGTCACAACTCCAATAGGTAAAGTTGAAGCCGTATTTAAGTTTCTTGCAATCAAATCAGAAGCTACTAAAAAAACTCCACCATAAAAAAATACTGGAAAAATAAGCTTATCTGCACTCTTTTTATAAATCAATTTAATAATATGGGGAATAACCAAACCAACAAAACCTATTGGTCCAACAAAACTTATACTTATTCCCACACTTAAAGATATAACTATTAGTAAAAGAAGATTTAACTTATGTACATTTAAACCTTTTAAAAAAGCTGTATCATTTGATATAAGCAAAAGTTTTATTTCTGATTTTTTCCAATAAATAATACCATATAAAATTACACTTACAAGTAACAATGTTGTAACACTTGTAAATCCAACAGTATCTAAACTCCCTAAAGTAAACCGAACAATAGAATAATTTTGTTGTAAATTACTCATATAAAAAACTAACATCAAAGCCGATGAATAGAAATATGATAAAGCAATACCAATAAGTAAAATAGAATTTGTAGAAACCGATATGGAATTTTTATTTATTCTTTTTGATATAAAATACAAAATTATAATCGTCAGAAGTGAACCAAAAGCTGAGGAAATAGACATAATAACAGCTGGAAAGAATACAATCGAAATAGCTGTAAAAAGTGTCGTTCCACTTGCTATTCCTAGAGTATAAGGAGTGATAAGTGAGTTTTTAAATACTATTTGAAAAATCAAACCACCTAAAGCTAATATTCCACCAACAAAAAATGCCAATAAAACCCTAGAAACTCTCAAGTCCCAAAAAACTTGGTTAGTCATAGTATTATTATTAAATATATCATTTATATTTAGAGTTATCTCCCCTAAAAATGGAGCTATTAATAAAATGACTAAGGCTAATAGGAAAAGTAGTTTTTTCATAGATTAACTACCAAGTGCTCGTTAATTTTTATAATTGAATTATTATAAAATTTTTCTAAATTTTCATTTGAAAAAAATTCGTCATTTTCTCCAAAAAACTCAATCTTTCCTGAATCCATATATAAAATCTTGTATTTTAAAGCATGGGCTAAATCTAAATTATGAGTTATAATAATTTTTTGTTTCAAAAAATCAGATTTAAAGATATCAAATACCTCTTTTATCCTACTTATATCTAAGTTTGCTGTTAGTTCATCAAAGATTGTAATTTGAGCATCATGCATAATACTAGAGCCCAATAATAAAAGTTGTTTTTCTCCTGAACTAAAAGTTGTACAATGTTTATTTTCTAATTTTTTTAAATTTAATAGTTCAATAACCTTATCAATCTTTTCATTATCTACATAAGCTATACAAGATAGTTCTAAAAATTCTCGTAAGGTTATATACGCATCAAATATCTCAAATTTTGGTGGAATATAATTTATTAGAGTTGCTCTTTGTTTATCACTTATATTTTCAAGATTTTGATTAAATATTTTTACACTATTATTTTCTATTAGGTTAGATAAAACTTTTGCAAGGGTTGATTTCCCAGCACCATTGTGTCCAAGAATTATTAAGTTTTCATTCTCTTTTATGTGAAAAGAGATATCTTTTAAAATGGAACTTGTGTAGTTATTTATCTCTAACATTCTCTAATATCTTCTTAAAATCTTGTATAAAATAGACAACCCTTTGACTAGGAATTCCTGCATATAATTTATCTACTGCATATACATTTTTATTTTTTGCTGCATTTATTGGTAAATCTAACCATAGTTTTTTCACCTCTTCTAGCTCTTTAGTTTTGCCTTCAAAAAATGGTGCAAGTAAAACTATAATATCAGGGTTCATTTTGATTATCTTTTCTGTATTTACAACTGGTTGTGCTTTGCTTTTAGATTGAAAAGCATTTACATTTCCACTAGCTTTTATAATATCTTCAAAATACAA
Proteins encoded:
- a CDS encoding iron ABC transporter permease; this encodes MKKLLFLLALVILLIAPFLGEITLNINDIFNNNTMTNQVFWDLRVSRVLLAFFVGGILALGGLIFQIVFKNSLITPYTLGIASGTTLFTAISIVFFPAVIMSISSAFGSLLTIIILYFISKRINKNSISVSTNSILLIGIALSYFYSSALMLVFYMSNLQQNYSIVRFTLGSLDTVGFTSVTTLLLVSVILYGIIYWKKSEIKLLLISNDTAFLKGLNVHKLNLLLLIVISLSVGISISFVGPIGFVGLVIPHIIKLIYKKSADKLIFPVFFYGGVFLVASDLIARNLNTASTLPIGVVTAFIGAPFFVYLLIKRNKRQ
- a CDS encoding ABC transporter ATP-binding protein, encoding MLEINNYTSSILKDISFHIKENENLIILGHNGAGKSTLAKVLSNLIENNSVKIFNQNLENISDKQRATLINYIPPKFEIFDAYITLREFLELSCIAYVDNEKIDKVIELLNLKKLENKHCTTFSSGEKQLLLLGSSIMHDAQITIFDELTANLDISRIKEVFDIFKSDFLKQKIIITHNLDLAHALKYKILYMDSGKIEFFGENDEFFSNENLEKFYNNSIIKINEHLVVNL